A region from the Leeia speluncae genome encodes:
- a CDS encoding PhoH family protein: MATTRKSSKKKNVDIKLFVLDTNVLMHDPTSLYRFDEHDIFVPMMTLEELDNNKKGMSEVARNARQASRFLDQMVGNVEHILTEGIALSEHSQGAASGRLFLQTEPLVPVQSMTMSIGKADNLILSVVLALKEKHPTRQVILVSKDINMRIKARAMGLSAEDYFNDKVLEDTDLLYTGMRELPANFWETHGKDMSSWKEGNRSFYKLKGPICKTLVVNEFVYHPNDGGEFAAIVREQSGSTAVLETLTDYSHQKNNIWGITARNREQNFALNLLMDPEIDFITLLGQAGTGKTLLTLAAGLAMTLEKKIFSEIIMTRVTVPVGEDIGFLPGTEEEKMTPWMGALEDNLDVLNKSDQDAGEWGRAATRDLIRARIKVKSLNFMRGRTFLNKLVIIDEAQNLTSKQMKTLITRAGPGTKVVCLGNIAQIDTPYLTEGSSGLTFVVDRFKGWAHSGHITLQRGERSRLADYAAEAL; encoded by the coding sequence ATGGCTACCACAAGGAAGTCCAGCAAGAAAAAAAATGTAGATATTAAGCTGTTCGTTCTTGATACCAATGTCTTAATGCACGATCCAACCAGTCTTTATCGGTTCGATGAGCATGATATCTTTGTGCCAATGATGACGTTAGAGGAGTTGGATAACAACAAGAAAGGGATGTCTGAAGTTGCGAGAAATGCACGTCAGGCTAGTCGATTTCTTGATCAGATGGTTGGAAATGTAGAGCACATTCTCACTGAAGGTATTGCACTTTCAGAGCATTCTCAAGGCGCGGCTTCAGGTAGGCTCTTTTTGCAAACAGAACCACTGGTTCCTGTTCAATCCATGACGATGTCGATTGGCAAGGCAGATAATTTAATTCTATCTGTTGTGCTGGCACTCAAGGAAAAGCATCCGACTAGACAAGTGATCCTTGTCTCGAAAGATATCAACATGCGGATTAAGGCTCGTGCAATGGGCCTTTCTGCTGAAGATTATTTCAATGATAAGGTACTTGAAGATACTGATCTGCTGTACACCGGCATGCGTGAACTCCCTGCTAACTTTTGGGAGACGCATGGTAAAGATATGTCTAGTTGGAAAGAGGGTAATCGTAGCTTTTATAAACTTAAAGGCCCAATTTGCAAAACATTGGTGGTCAATGAGTTTGTGTACCATCCAAATGACGGGGGTGAGTTTGCAGCCATTGTGCGCGAGCAAAGTGGCTCTACTGCTGTCCTAGAAACGCTGACAGATTATTCTCATCAAAAGAATAATATCTGGGGGATTACAGCGCGAAATCGTGAGCAGAATTTTGCTTTGAATTTGCTCATGGATCCTGAGATTGATTTCATCACTTTACTGGGTCAAGCGGGAACAGGGAAAACCTTACTCACATTAGCGGCTGGTTTAGCGATGACATTAGAGAAGAAAATTTTCTCTGAAATTATCATGACCCGGGTGACGGTGCCAGTTGGTGAGGATATTGGTTTCTTACCAGGTACTGAAGAAGAGAAAATGACCCCTTGGATGGGCGCGTTAGAAGATAACCTCGATGTGCTTAATAAGTCCGATCAAGATGCGGGTGAGTGGGGGCGTGCAGCTACTAGGGATTTAATTCGTGCAAGGATTAAAGTGAAATCTTTAAACTTTATGCGTGGACGAACATTTCTAAATAAGTTGGTCATTATCGATGAGGCGCAAAACTTAACTTCAAAACAAATGAAGACACTGATCACCCGTGCTGGTCCTGGCACTAAAGTGGTATGTCTTGGTAATATTGCTCAGATTGATACCCCGTACTTAACCGAGGGTAGTTCTGGCCTTACCTTTGTGGTGGATCGCTTTAAAGGATGGGCCCATTCTGGTCATATAACCTTGCAAAGAGGTGAAAGATCTCGTCTTGCGGATTACGCTGCTGAAGCACTGTGA
- a CDS encoding DUF2325 domain-containing protein encodes MNAILVGADTLGNIPGLLANQGIGILKHISGRNASHQRKLPGLPKDTDILILFTDFVGHNVMRHFRMLAQEKSIPILACRRSTCALLEGLQQAGLCKENQCDTCPNQTRKKN; translated from the coding sequence ATGAATGCAATATTAGTTGGTGCCGATACACTAGGAAACATTCCAGGCTTACTAGCCAATCAAGGAATAGGTATTTTGAAACATATTTCAGGGAGAAACGCTTCTCACCAGCGCAAGCTACCAGGCTTACCAAAAGATACTGACATTTTGATTCTATTTACCGACTTTGTTGGCCACAATGTGATGAGACATTTCCGCATGCTTGCACAAGAAAAGTCGATCCCTATTCTCGCTTGCCGCCGCTCTACTTGTGCACTCCTTGAAGGTTTACAACAAGCAGGACTGTGTAAAGAAAATCAATGTGATACGTGCCCAAATCAAACACGTAAGAAAAATTAA
- a CDS encoding ParA family protein produces MSILAVFNQKGGVGKTTTSFNLSAAMRRDNVHPLLLDLDPQCHLTMLAGVQTQLGTSLYGFYKEGRQLTDLIRQLPNGFNLIPSHIELCKMDMLLGREPRIATKLRNAIRSEMLETPDMPIVFDCCPMLGVLSINALVAAERVLVPVAADYLSYQGAVQLSHTLTGLEHALKRKFKRRYLITRFDKDRKTSQEIVDKLRDTFGDDVCDTVISESAPLAEALLLGKDVFQYDAAKAAADEYTKLFEELVGCGFLPIGD; encoded by the coding sequence ATGAGTATTCTGGCAGTCTTTAATCAAAAGGGTGGCGTAGGTAAAACAACCACTTCATTTAATCTTTCTGCCGCGATGCGTCGGGATAATGTTCATCCGTTGTTGCTAGATTTAGATCCGCAGTGCCATTTGACTATGTTGGCAGGGGTGCAAACCCAATTAGGTACTTCTTTGTATGGATTTTATAAGGAAGGTAGACAGCTAACCGATTTAATTCGACAGTTGCCAAATGGCTTTAATCTCATTCCATCACATATTGAATTATGTAAGATGGACATGTTGCTTGGTCGTGAGCCAAGAATTGCAACGAAATTAAGAAATGCCATTCGTTCTGAAATGTTAGAAACACCTGACATGCCAATTGTTTTTGACTGTTGTCCGATGCTTGGCGTGCTTTCTATAAATGCCCTTGTTGCTGCAGAACGTGTGTTAGTCCCAGTTGCTGCTGACTACCTCTCTTATCAAGGTGCAGTTCAACTTTCTCATACTTTGACGGGGTTGGAGCATGCGCTGAAACGCAAGTTTAAACGCCGTTATCTAATCACGAGATTTGATAAAGATCGTAAAACCTCACAGGAAATTGTAGATAAGCTTCGTGATACGTTTGGGGATGATGTATGTGATACGGTCATTAGTGAGAGTGCTCCACTGGCCGAAGCATTACTGCTTGGTAAAGACGTTTTTCAATACGATGCAGCAAAAGCGGCCGCGGATGAGTATACTAAATTATTCGAAGAGTTAGTCGGATGTGGCTTTTTGCCAATTGGTGACTAA
- a CDS encoding peroxiredoxin: MIDANFGEIKLAATGEKSISLNDLTGQWIVLYFYPKDNTPGCSTEGENFRDLHHEFESLGAVVLGVSRDSIKSHENFKSKMTFPFDLLSDSEELLCNAFTVIKMKNMYGKQVRGIERSTFIISPSGEVEKEWRGVKVPGHVNEVLELLKNLSVS, translated from the coding sequence ATGATTGATGCAAATTTTGGTGAAATTAAATTGGCTGCGACTGGTGAAAAGTCGATTTCTCTCAATGATTTAACAGGCCAATGGATCGTTCTTTATTTTTATCCAAAAGACAATACGCCGGGATGTTCAACAGAAGGAGAGAATTTTCGCGATTTACATCATGAGTTTGAATCGTTAGGTGCGGTTGTTTTGGGCGTGTCGAGAGATAGCATCAAGTCTCATGAAAACTTCAAGTCAAAAATGACTTTTCCTTTTGATTTATTGTCAGATTCTGAAGAATTGTTATGTAATGCTTTTACTGTCATCAAAATGAAAAACATGTATGGCAAACAGGTAAGAGGTATTGAGCGTAGTACTTTTATCATTTCTCCATCTGGAGAAGTAGAAAAGGAGTGGCGAGGCGTCAAAGTTCCTGGGCATGTAAATGAGGTATTGGAGTTACTAAAAAATCTATCAGTTTCGTGA
- a CDS encoding hypoxanthine-guanine phosphoribosyltransferase, which produces MTFSIDEARQVMAEADLLHGQAEINAAIAKMGEKITEDMADSNPIVFCVMNGGLIIAGQLLTHLNFPLQYEYIHATRYGDETSGGKLLWKVPPKADLSGRNILVIDDILDEGNTLVEIVKSCQAAGAASVKVAVLIDKQHNRKADGAHADFVGLSVQDRFLFGYGMDYKGYWRNAPGIYAVKGL; this is translated from the coding sequence ATGACATTTTCAATCGATGAAGCACGCCAAGTAATGGCGGAAGCAGACCTGTTGCATGGACAAGCGGAGATCAACGCAGCCATAGCAAAGATGGGGGAGAAAATTACCGAAGACATGGCAGACAGTAACCCAATAGTGTTCTGTGTCATGAACGGTGGACTGATCATCGCGGGTCAGTTACTTACCCATTTAAATTTTCCACTACAGTATGAATATATCCATGCTACACGCTATGGAGATGAGACAAGTGGTGGAAAACTATTATGGAAAGTACCTCCTAAAGCGGACCTAAGCGGTCGAAACATTCTGGTCATTGACGATATTTTAGATGAAGGCAACACGCTAGTTGAAATTGTAAAATCCTGCCAAGCAGCAGGGGCTGCTAGCGTAAAAGTAGCGGTGCTGATTGATAAACAACACAATCGAAAAGCCGATGGTGCACACGCTGACTTTGTTGGGCTTTCTGTACAAGATCGCTTCTTATTTGGATATGGCATGGACTACAAAGGGTATTGGCGCAACGCCC